Proteins from a single region of Pseudodesulfovibrio portus:
- a CDS encoding tetratricopeptide repeat protein has translation MSKDSHVSLDGRERSRFRRGRGDIGHICCVFSTSKSRNVIRGTTLVGHGHAHYWLVRQVGGSAYGVRGVDGDFLPFHAEAIISADELLSDYTPEVSVFEDRMLSAVKRHDYRLAGDGCGPESGRSVLCLDEVNVRGLFELGVEYILAGLSTRGRNLIRELIRVKAPFPGKDQFLFNEFGIRLRKIGFLDGAVICYRRALKYTEADDHLYYNLARAYYEQGQWWDCMRALSQCFALNPDLPQAGDLVMLTNALADDVGLRAKYNKPPVPDGVARRAGLLAEAVYAHDVKAVAVARTRAVEAEDRRKQDIWLPGREAVGL, from the coding sequence ATGAGCAAGGACTCGCACGTTTCCCTGGACGGCAGGGAGCGCTCCCGGTTCCGGCGCGGCCGGGGCGACATCGGCCACATCTGTTGCGTCTTCTCCACCAGCAAATCCCGGAACGTCATCCGGGGCACCACCCTTGTCGGCCACGGGCACGCCCACTACTGGCTCGTCCGCCAGGTGGGGGGCTCCGCCTACGGCGTCCGGGGCGTGGACGGGGACTTCCTTCCCTTCCACGCCGAGGCGATCATCTCCGCCGACGAGCTGCTGTCCGACTACACTCCCGAGGTATCGGTCTTCGAGGACCGCATGCTGTCCGCCGTCAAGCGGCACGATTACCGGCTGGCGGGCGACGGGTGCGGCCCTGAGTCCGGGCGGTCCGTGCTCTGCCTCGACGAGGTCAACGTACGCGGCCTGTTCGAGCTGGGTGTGGAGTACATCCTGGCGGGCCTGAGCACGCGGGGCCGCAACCTGATACGCGAGCTGATCCGGGTCAAGGCCCCCTTCCCGGGCAAGGACCAGTTCCTGTTCAACGAGTTCGGCATCCGGCTGCGCAAGATCGGTTTCCTGGACGGGGCGGTCATCTGCTACCGCCGGGCGCTCAAGTACACCGAGGCCGACGATCACCTCTATTACAACCTGGCCCGGGCCTATTACGAGCAGGGGCAATGGTGGGACTGCATGCGCGCCCTGTCCCAATGCTTCGCCCTGAACCCGGACCTGCCTCAGGCGGGCGACCTGGTGATGCTCACCAATGCCCTGGCCGACGACGTCGGGCTGCGCGCCAAGTACAACAAGCCTCCGGTGCCGGACGGCGTGGCCCGCCGCGCCGGGCTCCTGGCCGAGGCCGTCTACGCCCACGACGTCAAGGCGGTGGCTGTGGCCCGCACCAGGGCGGTGGAGGCCGAGGACAGGCGCAAACAGGACATCTGGCTTCCAGGGAGGGAGGCCGTCGGCCTTTAG